The segment GGCCATGGCGCCGCCCCCATCCGGCTGCACGTCTCCGACGCCATCCGCGACATCACCGACGGGGTGGTGGAGCTGGAGGAGGCCGTGTGCGCCCGGCTCGCGCTCCCCCGGCCGCCCCGCGCAGGGGTCATCGACCGGCTCCGGCGGGTGGTGGGACTGCTCGACGCGATCGCCGCCGACCCGGACCTGGCCCGGCACGTGCGGGACGAGATCCGCCGGATGGCCCGGCGCTGCGCCCGGACGCTCGGCGACTCGGAGACGGTGGTCCGGGTGTCGGGCCGCTGCCCCTGGTGCGATTCGGTGTCGCTGCGGGCCTTCCCCGACCGGCGCGCCGTGCTCTGTGTGAACCCGGCCTGTGTGTGCACGGACGAGGTGTGCGGCTGTCAGGACGACCCGGCCTACCGGCACCTGTGGCCGGAGCGGGAGTGGGAGGAGCTCGCGGCGGCCTCCGGAGCCCTTGCCGAGGAGATCGAGGCGGCGATGGACACGACGACGAGCACGATCGCGGACCCCACGACGAACGACACGGAGGAGACCTCGTGCTGAGCTCGCCCGCCCTGCCGGCCCTGATTCCGGGACCGCTCGCCGCCGAGGAGGCGGGCGTCGCCCCCGCGACCATCCGCAAGTGGGTCCAGCTCGGTCATCTGCGGGCCGCCGGCAAGGCGGGCCGGGCGCAGCTCTTCCGCCTGGAGGACGTCTTCGCCGCCGAGCGTGTCGCCCGCCGCCGTCCCCGTACCGCCTGACTTCCCCCCGTACGAGAAGCGCCCCCCGTCCAGGAAGGACGGGGGGCGCTTTCTCATGCCCTCAGGAATCGGTCGAGGGAGGCCGTGAGAACGGCGACGAAGCGGTCGCGGGTCTCCTCGGGGACGCGGTCCAGGGAGAGATAGGGGTTGAGGTCCTCCAGTTCGACGAGGAGCAGCTCGCCGCCGGGGGCACGGCAGGCGTCCACGCGCTGGATGCCGTGGTCGAGGGTGTTCCAGTCGATGAAGCGGCGGGCGAAGGCGAGGTCGTCCTCGGTGGGCTCGTACGGCTCCAGGACCCAGCGGCGTTCGGGGTCGGGGGCGTGGAGGGCGTACTGGAAGAGGTCGTCGACGAAGTAGAAGGAGACCTCGTACCGGAAGTCGATGCGCGGCTGGACGAGGAGGCCGTCGTACGCGAGGCCGGCGAGTTCCTCGTACGCCAGGAAGCGCAGGCCTATCGAGTCGGCCCCGGCCTTGGGCTTGACCGCGTACGCGGTGGCGGCGGGCAGCCGGTGGAGGTCCTCGGGCCGGTCGACGGTGGGGATGACGGGGTATCCGGCGGTGGTCAGGTCGAGCAGGTACTGCTTGCCGGCCATGTCGCCGCGGCCGTGGAGCGGGTTGTAGACGCGGGTGCCCTCGGCCAGGGCGCGCTCGCGGAAGGCGTCGTACTCCTTCTGGTAGCCGAGGACCGGGCCGCTGTTGCGGACGACGACGGCGTCGAAGCCGTCCATGAGCGCGGCGGCGTCGAGCGGATGACAGAGCGCCAGGTCGAAGGTCTCGCGCAGCCGGGCGGTGAGGTGGATGTCCTCGTCGCAGTAGCGCCGTCCACGGGCCGGGTAGGCGAGGTCGGTGACGTACAGAAGGCTGGGGCGGGCGGGCACGGGGCGGCTCCTCGGTCGGGTGGCCGCCAACCTATCCGGCGCCTGTCCGGGCCACGCGCGGAAGGGCCCGCGCGGAAGGGCCCGCGCGGAGGGCCCGCGGAGGGGCGTACAGGGGATGTGCGCACGGGGATCCGTCGACCGCACAGAACTAGTTGCGTGCGCGCACGCTCTCTGTCACAGTTGGTGCAGCGGCGGAGCTGCGCCCGAACAACGGGCGGCGGCTTCGCCGTTCGCCGTCCGGGCGCGCTGCCGCGCCCCGCCCCCTCCCGCCGGAGCGCCCCGGGCGGCACCCCGTCCCGCATCCCTCACCCGAGGAGAAACCGTCATGACCACTCCCCCGAGTGCGTTCCCGGACGTCGAGAAGCTGGTCGTCGACGTCCTCAAGGCCGATCCGGCGCTCGCCGGCGCGACCATCGCGGTCAACGCGCCGGCCGGCTTCGACGGCACCCAGCTCGCCGTCCTGGTGAACCGCCGCGGCGGCGCCTGGATCGGCGACCTGCACGTCGACATGCCACTGATCGAGTTCGAGGTGTACGGGCCGACCAAGAACGCCGCCCACGTCCTCGCCAACGGCGCCCGCCGGGCCCTGCTCGCCACCATCGGCAAGCAGATCGGCGCCAACAACGTCGTCCACGACGTCGAGGAGCAGGACGGGCCGCGCTGGCTGCCCGACTACCTCTACCGGGGCGCCAACCGCTACCTGTGCGTCATCCGCCTCTCCCTGAGCGTGTTCTAGCCGCTCGCCCCCGAGCGCCCCGCCGCTCGCCCCACAGACCAGGCCTCGCCGTCCGGCGGGGCCTTTGCCGTACCCGGACAGAGCGTCCGGGGCGGTCAGCCTCTCACCAAGGAGAAACACACCATGGCAGGAAACAACTCGGCCGAGATCCGCGTCGCCGGTACCGGCAAGCTCTACGTGGCCGACGCGGGCACCTCCGCCCCGGCCACGTTCGGCACCGACTCCGCTGCCGACTGGTCCGGCGCGGGCTGGAAGGACCTGGGCTTCACCTCCGGCGACGGCGTCACCTTCTCCAAGAAGGACAAGCTGGAGCCCATCGACTCGTGGCAGTCGGTCTCCCCGATCCACTTCATCTACTCCAGCCGTGACCTCTCGCTGAAGTTCTCGCTGCTCCAGTTCAACGAGGACACGCTGCCGTTCTTCATGGGCGGCGACGCCGTCAAGGCGGAGCCGACCCCGGCCGTCGACACCTACCGCTACGAGATCGCCGAGCGCCCGTTCGCCGACGTGCGTGCCCTCGGCCTGGAGTTCACCGACGTCAAGGCCGGTGGCACGACCGCGGTCAAGTACCGCTTCATCATCCCGCGCGGCCAGGTCACGGCCACCGACGACATCAAGCTGGCCCGCAAGGCCGCGTCGCAGCTGGGCGTCACCTTCACCGCCATGTCGAAGGGCGACGGCAAGCCGCTGGCGACCTTCCTCATGAAGGACAGCCAGTACTCCGCGACCGTCTGATCCCTTCTCCAGGGGCGGGACGGAGAGATCCGTCCCGCCCCGCCCCTCTCCTCTTCACTCACTCGAACAAGGAGTACGCATCACCATGGCCCGTTTCGACGTCAACGCAGCCCGCGCCCAGCGACAGGAGGCCCACGGCCGCGCCTGGTCCTTCGAGCTGGACGGCGAGAGCTACACCCTTCCGACCGAACTGAGCCGTGCGACGGCCAAGGCGCTGCGCAAGCTCGACGACAACGACGTGGACGGCCTGCTCGAACTCCTGATGGGTGAGAAGCAGTTCGCTCGTTTCGAGCAGCACGACGTCACCATGCAGGACATCGCCGCCATCCTGGAGGCCTACGGCAAGGAGACCGGGCTCGGCCTGGGGGAAGACTGAGCCTCGTCGAGTTCGTCGACGAACACGCCGAGGCCCTTGAGGCGGACCTGCTCCGCTACTACTCCATCGATCTCCTCGACTGGCACCGCGGCACCCTCTCCAGCCGCCGGGTCCTGGCGCTGATCAAGAACCTGCCGCGGGACAGCGCCGTCCAGCGGGAGCTCCACGGCGAGTCCGCGGAGTGGTCGATCACCGATCACCTGCTGGCCGCCGCGGTGGACCATCTGGCCGTCGCCAACTGGATGTTCATGTGCGTCAACGGCGGCGAGGACGGCGACCAGCCCGATCCGCCGGAGCCCGTTCCCCGGCCGGGCGGTCCGGACCGGGACGACGACGGCGCGGACGGCACGGACACCGACGAGAACGGGCGGAGCGCGCGTGCCGAGGAGAGCACGGACGTGTCTCCCCATGCCCTCGCCCGGTTCTTCGGGTGACCCCGCGGCCCCCGGAGGCCGTTCCCGTCAGGGAGCGGACTCCGGGGGCGCTTCCCGTGCTCGCTCGCCGGAGAGTTCCTTCTCCAGGGCCTTGGCGCGCTCGGACAACGACCCCCGGCGCCCCTTGCCCGGACGCGGCTCCGGGTCGGCGGCCTCCTGGTCACGGCGGTCGGCGTTCGGGCCGTTCTGTACGGGTACCCCGGCGAGCGGCGGCACGATCGGGCGTCCGCCCTTGCCGCGGACGACCTTCCGTACCGGCTGGGCGCTCCTTCGGGTGCGGCTCTCCTGGGCGGTCAGGAGGACGTCCGGGTCCGAGCCCGGATCGGGGCCCGAGGTGTGCTCGGGTTCCGGTTCGGGCCGCTGTTCGAACAGCTCGCGTTCCCTGCGTACCCGCTCCTCGGCCTCGACCACGGCGGCCGGCGGTTCGAGGAGCCGGGCGAAGGGCAGCGCGATGACCCGGGCGCCGTCCTGTCCGCCGTCGATCCGGCGCTCCGGCCGGCGGATTCCACGCGCGTCACCCTGGCCCTGGGTGTAGGCGTCGGCGACGCGCTTCTCGTATTCCCGTCGTATGCGCGGGAGTTCGTCCGACACCGCTTCGGCCCAGCCCGCGGTGAACGCGGCCGTCTCCCGGCGGTCGACCTCGGACCGGGGCATCACGACGAGGTCCTCGGTGGCGTACCCGTGAACCAGGACGAGCTCGGAGAGGCGTGCGAAGAGATGGGGCAGATCGGGGTGGGACGCGAGCCAGTCGACGACTCGCTCCCGCCGGTTGGCTCCCGGCTCCGTTTCCATGCGTCAGTACTGCCTTCCAGCCCCCTGGGGTCCCCGCGCGCCCCTCGCGCCCCCGCGCCCCGAGGTGGTCCGGTCCGGAGAGCGCCTTCCAGGTTACCCGGTCGAACAGAAGCTCCGATCAGCCGCCAACCCGTTCGGGAAACAGGCGAGAAGACACGCCGTCAGACGTTTCCCGCTCGACAAACCCCGAACAGGTGTTCCACACTCTGTTCGCACAAGAGTTCGAACACGTGGTGCCCCCGCTCCCCTGATCCGCGGCGCCGCCACACACGCACGGGCAAGCAACCGGAAGGCAGGCGTCCATGACCCAGCAGGCCGAGGCATCGCGACCGCAGATCCCTCTCCAGGACCGCCTCCGCCAGCTCCTCGACGGACCCGCCGCGCTCGACAAGAGAGCGTTGCTCGGCAGCCTGTACGCCGAGGTCAACCGACGTGAGGCGGTCGCCTACGCGGCCGGCTGGAACGACGCCCTCGCGACGGTGCGGCGCGGCCCGCGCCGCACCGAGGACGCCTAGCCGGCCTCCCGCTGCCCCTACGAACGAGCCCCTGCCGGGACCGGCAGGGGCTTTTCGGCGCTTGGCCGTCACCGGCCGGAAGCGGAGTGACTCATGGCAGAAGTGACAACAGAGGATCTGTCGATCCAGATCGGCAGCCTCCGGCACTACCTCACGAAGGTCGACCACAATTCGCTGCCCACCACCGAGTGGATGAAGCAGCAGCTGGCACCCGTCAACAAACTGATCGAGGACCTCAAGGCGGAGCAGGAGAAGGTCGCCGAGGAAGTGATCAAGGCCCCCTGGGAGCAGGTCCTCGAACAGCTGGGCCTCGGCCCCGTGGCCGAGATCATCAAGAAGGGCTCCGAGGAAGGCATCATGGCCGCCGTCGGGGCCGCCTTCGTCGCCCTCGGCGGCATGATCGTCCCCATCCTCCTCACCGCGCTCGGCGCCTTCATCGTCTTCCAGCTGCAGAAGTGGCACGCCGGCAGGAGCGCCACCAACGAGACGTTCGGCCCGCGTGCGGACGGCAGCTTCGGCCGACGGAACTTCTCGGAGATCGAGGCCGAGAGAAACGGCGTCGCCCCCGGCGGCATGGCCGACATCAACGCGGACGCCAACTTCGACGAACTGCGCGGTCAGCTCGAACGGCTGAACCCGCACCTCGCGAAGTTCAACCTCCACGCCCCCTCGTTCGTCTCGAACTTCCGCAAGATGCCGACGAGGGGCGCGGCCGCGAAGGCGGACGCCGTCGAGAAGATCGCCCTGGCCGTCAAGGACGTCGACCACCAGACCATGGCCCTGGTCGCCAGCGGCATGGGCAAGATCAACGGCGCCGTGAAGAACGCGAACCCCCGGAAGACCTCCTCGTTCGCCAAGGCCATCGGGAAGCTCAAGCTCGCCATGGACGGCCTGGAGGTCGACAAGGTCCCCAAGGCGGGGACCCTCGGGCAGGCGGCCGACAACGCCAAGCGGCTCGCCGACAACACCGGGACCCTCGCGCAGAAGATGCGCGACTTCGCGGCCACGGTCCGCAGCATCAACGACGAACTCGGCGCCCCCGCCTGATCCCCACCCCACCGCGAAAGGAGGTACATCCATGTCTCTCGTCAGAAACCTGAAGAACGCGTCCACCGCCCTCGGCAACCTCAAGACGCAGGCGTCCAACGCCGGCACCTCGGTCAAGAAGGTCGGGGACGCCGGCAGGTCGGCATCCGGCCAGCTCAAGACGCTCCGTACCAACGCCCAGGGCTCCGGCACCCAGCTCAAGAACCTCAAGACCGCCTCGGAGCAGGCCGAGCGCGCCATGAAGAAGGCCGGCGACACCGCCCAGTCGGCCGGCGGCAAGCTCGGCAAGTACGAGTCCGGCGCCGGCAAGGCGGCCAAGGGCCAGGACAAGCTCAACCGGTCCATGAAGGGCAACTTCCTGGTCCGGCTGCTCGAACTCTTCATGCCGCTCATCGAGTCGATCGTCGAGATGGCGTTGCGCTCGAAGACGATGCAGACGGTCCTGAAGAAGGCGTTCAGCGCCATCAAGACGGTGATCAGCTCCGTCATGAAGGCCATCGGGCCGATCATGCAGAAGGCCGGATCGCTCATCAAGACGGTCTGGAACGGCATCAAGAAGGCCATCTCCACCGTCGTCAAGGCCGTCGCGACCGTCGTCAAGACCTACGTGAACATCTGGAAGACGGTCATCACCACGGTCATGAAGGCCATCAAGACCGTGATCAGCACGGTCTGGAACGGCATCAAGGCCGTCATCACCCCGGTGGTGAACTGGATCAAGTCCGCGATCCCGAAGGCGTTCACCGCCGTCAAGGACAAGATGTCGTCCGTCTGGAACGGCCTCAAGGACATCGCGTCCCGGGCGTTCAACGGCATCAAGGACGGCGTGAAGTCCCCGATCAACGCCGTCATCGGCCTGATCAACGGAATGATCGGCAGCCTGAACCGGGTCAAGGTCAGCGTCCCCGGCTGGGTGCCGGTCGTCGGAGGCAAGACCTTCGGCGTCAGCATCCCGACCATCCCGATGCTCGCCACCGGTGGTGTCGTCATGCCCCGCCACGGCGGTGTCCCGGCGATCCTCGCCGAGGCCGGCGAGGCCGAGGCCGTCCTCCCGCTCTCCAAGCTGGACCGGCTCCTCGCCCAGACCGCCCGCCGTGCCCGCGCGGCCCAGGGCAACCAGACCGTGGGCGCCGGTGCCGGACTGCACATCGAGCACTACCACGCGGCCCG is part of the Streptomyces sp. NBC_00250 genome and harbors:
- a CDS encoding phage tail tube protein — its product is MAGNNSAEIRVAGTGKLYVADAGTSAPATFGTDSAADWSGAGWKDLGFTSGDGVTFSKKDKLEPIDSWQSVSPIHFIYSSRDLSLKFSLLQFNEDTLPFFMGGDAVKAEPTPAVDTYRYEIAERPFADVRALGLEFTDVKAGGTTAVKYRFIIPRGQVTATDDIKLARKAASQLGVTFTAMSKGDGKPLATFLMKDSQYSATV
- a CDS encoding phage tail protein, translating into MSLVRNLKNASTALGNLKTQASNAGTSVKKVGDAGRSASGQLKTLRTNAQGSGTQLKNLKTASEQAERAMKKAGDTAQSAGGKLGKYESGAGKAAKGQDKLNRSMKGNFLVRLLELFMPLIESIVEMALRSKTMQTVLKKAFSAIKTVISSVMKAIGPIMQKAGSLIKTVWNGIKKAISTVVKAVATVVKTYVNIWKTVITTVMKAIKTVISTVWNGIKAVITPVVNWIKSAIPKAFTAVKDKMSSVWNGLKDIASRAFNGIKDGVKSPINAVIGLINGMIGSLNRVKVSVPGWVPVVGGKTFGVSIPTIPMLATGGVVMPRHGGVPAILAEAGEAEAVLPLSKLDRLLAQTARRARAAQGNQTVGAGAGLHIEHYHAARNSDPHATADALMYLVKARGARA